A genomic region of Apteryx mantelli isolate bAptMan1 chromosome 10, bAptMan1.hap1, whole genome shotgun sequence contains the following coding sequences:
- the CNEP1R1 gene encoding nuclear envelope phosphatase-regulatory subunit 1, whose product MNSLEQAEDLKAFERRLTEYIACLQPATGRWRMILIVVSVCTATGAWNWLIDPETQKVSFFTSLWNHPFFTISCITLIGLFFAGIHKRVVAPSIIAARCRTVLAEYNMSCDDTGKLILKPRPHVQ is encoded by the exons ATGAACTCGCTGGAGCAGGCCGAGG ATCTCAAAGCTTTTGAAAGAAGACTTACTGAATATATTGCATGTTTGCAACCAGCTACAGGACGTTGGAGAA TGATTCTGATAGTGGTATCAGTCTGCACAGCAACTGGTGCTTGGAACTGGTTAATAGATCCTGAGACACAAAAG GTGTCATTTTTCACATCACTTTGGAACCATCCATTTTTCACAATTAGCTGTATTACCCTAATAGGCTTGTTCTTTGCTGGAATACATAAAAGAGTGGTGGCGCCATCAAT TATAGCAGCCCGATGTCGAACTGTTTTGGCAGAATATAATATGTCCTGTGATGAT acTGGAAAACTAATTCTGAAACCTAGGCCTCATGTTCAATAA